The genomic DNA aatattattatcattattattaacattaccaTGCACCGAGACTTGGGTTAATTAACTTGTACTCTGCCAGATTAAATCACTACTTGACTTAATGCAGCTTTTTGCGTTGTTGCTGTTGTAATCCTTTTTACAAGGATGTGGAAGCGTgcgagttaaaataaataaataaataaaaaaaaacgggAGAAGATTCAAAATCAGGATCGTTTAGGTGTCCCGGGAGGCATCTTGACACCCGGGAGACCTTCCCGAAAACCAGGACAATCCAGGAGAACAGGGACAGGTGGTATGCAAGAGAGCCACCTGGAAGCGGTTTGATGCGATCCAGCTTTTTCTCCAGCGCTGATCAAACTGACTCGTTAGTCTTACAATCAAAGGATACGGCACAAGAATATCCAGTAGTGGTTTGGGACTAATATTTTTGCAAAATACAAGATTTGCTAGTAgctatctgctattagctgctgctactatttcatgtattatgctgctatcctgtattctgctctttccactgtatttaatgcactatttcatgtattatgctgctatcctgtattctgctctttccactgtatttaatgcactatttcatgtattctgctgctatcctgtattctgctctttccactgtatttaatgcactatttcatgtattatgctgctatcatgtactatgttctttccactgtatatcatgtatgatgcatttctctgtatttgaagtattatggatttttttcttgttacttcatcttgtaaagcgctttgtgatggtggtccgctatgaaaggcgctatataaaataaagcttgatcgattttaatttgaatgtatttttgtattttaaactatcAAGGAAGAAACTTGCGTCCCTAAGCTAAAACTCCTTATGGAGAATGTAAGCACCACTAAAAACGAGTGGATGGAGATTAGCAGATAGATGCAGATAAAGTTATAAttgcacagagagacagggtttgaaaggaggtataactgcagcgTGCACaaatgaaaaatctttttttttttttttggggggggggggtacaccaAAAGGTTTAAATGCTTAAATATAACAGATATTTTTACCTTGTGTGTACATAGCCAAGATAACACTACATACTTCggttttaatataaaactacCGTGGAAACAGGACAGCTACCGTGCACAATATTATTGTGTCAGCTACCGTGCACAATATTATTGTGTCACCTCCTGATGCAAATAAGATATGCGTTGTGTATTTCAGCTACTCCCTCCTGATACCACAATATTATTGATCCTGATGCAAATAAGATATGCGTGTGTATTTCAGCTACTGTGCACAATATTATTGTGTCACCTCCTGATGCAAATAAGATATGCGTTGTGTATTTCAGCTACCGTGCACAATATTATTGTGTCACCTCCTGATGCAAATAAGATATGCGTTGTGTATTTCAGCTACCGTGCACAATATTATTGTGTCACCTCCTGATGCAAATAAGATATGCGTTGTGTATTTCAGCTACCGTGCACAATATTATTCGGTCACCTCCTGATGCAAATAAGATATGCGTTGTGTATTTCAGCTACCGTGCACAATATTATTGTGTCACCTCCTGATGCAAATAAGATATGCGTTGTGTATTTCAGCTACCGTGCACAATATTATTGTGTCACCTCCTGATGCAAATAAGATATGCGTTGTGTATTTCAGCTACCGTGCACAATATTATTGTGTCACCTCCTGATGCAAATAAGATATGCGTTGTGTATTTCAGCTACCGTGCACAATATTATTGTGTCACCTCCTGATGCAAATAAGATATGTGTTGTGTATTTCAGCTACCGTGCACAATATTATTGGGTCACCTCCTGATGCAAATAAGATATGCGTTGTGTATTTCAGCTGTGGGGTTTGCAATGAAGCGATCCGCCTCTTTCAAGCCCTGGTTTGTGTTGCCCAGAGGCAGTGGCGGGAGAGAGCAGCGGTGTCTgtcaaaccagaaaaaaaaaaaccaccctgCTTTCGTCTGGAACTTTCCGCTTTGTCTGAACGCATTTCAGGTACTTCAAACACGCACAGAAACGCAAAACCTGCAGGTGTTGGACGAGGAGCTCGAAGAAATGCGCGATTAAAGCGGCTTTTTAAAAACTCTGCCGCCTTCTTTTAAGTTGAAGCCAGCGCCCTTGCTGTCAAAAATGAACACAAACCAGGCTCCAGCCAGCGTGGTTGTTGCAATAATACAATGCACGGAGGTGTACAGGCAAACGTGCATTTGCGTTCCGgcgaaataaacaaatatatcacgcatacaacacacacacaaacattatgCATTAAAACAATACTTACTTCTGCTCGAAAGCCGCAATAAGGCGGCCGTCCAGAATGTTTTCTTCAGGTTCCCACGTACTGTATCTGGAACGAAATAATTAAAGTACATGCGTTTTAGATATGATCCATCAACTCGTATGCACCGTACCCCTGCCATTTTACggcttgcttatttatttattatttatgtatttatgtgggTACCGTTTGCACACATCcatacatgcaaaataaatatatgctttttttCTCCTTCTTCTTTTCTATAGGAGCACTGCTAATGCTGTAAGGGCACTTACTTGATTGCCCATCCTTTCCACTTCACCATATACTCGATTCGaccctgcaaagaaaaaaaaaaaagagacgttacactgtgcaatataaaaaaacaaggttGCAATCTTTGCAAAAACAGAACACGGTCTCTTGCTTGCAGTATGGCTCTGATTACCCCCGATCTCCCCCAGACCTCCCCCAGCACCCTCACCGCAAGCTCCGGCCCGGCTGTTCCCTTGGCCCGGTTCGCCTACCTTTCGGACCCGGCGTTTGATGATGGACTCGGCGGCAAAGATTCGCTCTCCGACAGCAGACAGCTCCATCTTCCAGCCCGGACAGACCAGAATAAGCAGCCGCACACGTGACCTGCGTTGCCGCGGAAACCCCGGGCCTGGGGGGGCAGGAAAGGGGGGGGGACTTCTTAAAGTTACACCCCCTCCTGTTCCaccatttgatatttttttgagTCTGTCTGTGATTCACAGGCCCCTGTTCCAAGTTCTGTAAAGCCACATTCGGTCAAATAGAGATGCGCCACGGATTTACTACGACCAGACGGTTTGCATCACCCAATGGAGTGAACGCATTTTGTTTCCAATCTGTTGAACAGTGTTACATTTAAGATCACACACACCGCTTTACAGTTTTCCCAGATACAaaacgaaaaactgacagaaatgtaACAAATGTGACATGCACCATCCTTGCACTGGTGCAccactaatatgtcattgtagatctaccttgtaatcctaacttgttgcatcccaGTTCGTATTGtatttaagtattattatttacacttactgtaaaatacactgcacttaaatattaagcttgcactGCAGCcctgtaacaactgtaagtcagcTCTGCAGCGAGcacagagacagtgagacagGCTGGCAGGGGTGCACGGCGAGACAGGCTGGCAGGGGTGCACGGCGagacaggctggcaggctggcagcgGTGCACGGCGagacaggctggcaggctggcaggggTGCACGGCGAGACAGGCTGGCAGGGGTGCACGGCACCCCACACTCTCTccaataatcacacacacacagaccagcacaccaTCAGAACAACAGGCACCCCACACTCTCTccaataatcacacacacacagaccagcacaccaTCAGAACTACAGGCAACCCACACTCTCTccaataatcacacacacacagaccagcacaccaTCAGAACTACAGGCAACCCACACTCTCTCCAATAATCTCTccaataatcacacacacacacagaccagcacaccaTCAGAACAACAGGCACCCCACACTCTCTccaataatcacacacacacacagaccagcacaccaTCAGAACTACAGGCAACCTCGCTataaaaataatcacacacacacattgctgctctagaaagagtgcaaagaagagcagacCAGACACCATCAGAACTTGAATCTTCTCCAATAATCATTCACACACAgaataaagaagactatgtggcgacctgattcaagcattcaaaatccaaaaaggtattgacagtgtcgacccaaccagctttttcagcctgaaaaaacctcagaaacaaggaccaggggtcacaaatggagattagataaaggggcattcagaacagaaaataggaggcactttttttacacagagaatcgtgagggtctggaaccaactccccagtaatgttgttgaagctgacaccctgggatccttcaagaagctgcttgatgagattctgggatcaataagctactaacaaccaaacgagcaagatgggccgaatggcctcctctcgtttgtaaactttcttatgtatattttgcttatttgtaatccgtgggttggtcccgaaataatagcaGGCCTGTTTTTagttcacccacatgtaacacaaacacaaacataagTCCACAGTGCGCGCTCTAGTgctcaaatggcctcctcttgtttgtaaactttcttatgttcttaaaggttATTAAAGGGCAAACATTTGAGTTTAACATTGTAATCATGGTCAAACATTAGCTACTGaacatctatataaatatatatatatatatatatatatatatatatatatatatatatatatatagatagcaaggagggggttaaaattactccctgctaaaaacatgtgaaaatgcactgttttttgagttctgggtctattttaaagggggcAAAGAACGACGTGAGTTGCaaggatcttttacaatatatatgacattttaaccaaaaccctagattcaacattcctatattaacagcagttCTGGCTCCTCAGTGGAGGCATGCCTCCTTTATAAACTCCTCTCTGCTTTTAACCGCAGTACTTGCAGTAGCAGATGACGTGATctaagcacaggttttaattggaggagcccagAGAGTTTTCTCATCAGTGGAGGCAAGCCTCCTTTAGAAACTCCTATCTGCTGTAGCCTCAAACCTGTCCtgaactggagggagcaccctttctctttggGGTGGTGAGGGGGAAGAACCCTTTTCTCCTGAGTAAACCGTTTGCATTCCTTAGAGCTTTGGTACCTGTCCTGAACTGGGGGGGAGTCCCTTTTTTGTTTGCCCAGTGGTTGAATTTAAGCCGGGACTTTAATCATGACCTCCCCCGTGAGTCCTAAACAGGCCTCTAGTTGATTggagaaaaacattatttaacagaagtgCGAAAGATAGTTTCAAAGGAAACGACAGGCTCACTTTCATTCCGGGGTTTCTCCTGAGTAAACCGTTTGCATTTAAACAGGCCTCTGTAGGACTGGAGCATTCGCATTAACCCACTAGCGCCAAGGAAACAGACAGGCcacacttttgtttgttttactgctttatttctataaaatggCATTTGTTGAACAGGAAGAAGCTTAAAAGAAACTCAAAAGGCTGCTGTTCCATAGAGAGAACAGTAAAGTCCAGACTATGCATAAAAAAAGGAGTCTGTGAAGCAAAATAGTGATGAGCAAAGCAATCGGAGATTTGTGAAAATGtagttgtgttatttatttacttatttatttggcagacaccatTATCCAAGGCAACGTACAGGGGTTGCAATGCAAGCTGCTTGGCTATCGAGGAGTTTTAGTGGCAGGCTAGGATATTGTCGTCTTTGCTGATCAACCAGAGCACACCCAGGTCATACGACACATGTTTGCTTTTAACGCACATGGCCAGATCGGTCCAGTCGGTGCCAGCAGGATTACTGACGGTAACCCCGtccctgaaaaaaatatatacgttATAATAATCTCACGATGATGTTCGTTTCTTTTGCTAAAATGTCGtgtgctcttttcaaaatatctgctctggtgctctggggtttgagatctatctTCTAAATCACTGAAGGaagagtgaatttaaaaaaagaaaaaaaaaacgtgctttggcttttctgttccatccCACATCACGGATCGTTCTCgctatgttacctgtttgacaatgtgggcagtaatcctgacactatcagtgcactagagcgggcattttgaaaagagctttgaaacagactttacagttataagtgtaaaaaattgtcaggatgttaatggaAAGGAAAATGACTATGATGTTATGTAAACTGTTGTAGCAGAACGTGGGgatatccatccattatcaataaccacttaatcctttacagggtcacggtgagccagagcctaacctggcatACACGGGGCACAAGGCAGGGCTACACCTTAAACCGGACTCCAGcccatcacagggcaccacacacacacagagggcaatatagaatgaccaatcaacctgaacagcatgtctttagaCTGTGGGAGAACGTGAACACGGGGAGAAAATGCAAATTCCACTTAGACAGACCCCCCCCGCCAGGCCAGATTCAAACCTAGGAACCTGGGGCTGTGAGGCAGCAACGCTAACCACTATGCCAACGTGGAGACATGCAACCCCTACTACTTACTCTGTAAAataagaagattttttttaacacgGAATTACATGCAGAAAGCTGGAATAAGACAGACACTGTGGCGTGTCACTAAGCCCAAATGCATAATGCTGGTTTTATTTCAGGAGCCGCTCACCTGCGGTACACTTTCCCAGCAGAGTTGACCCCGAACACCCTGCCATCGGTGGACACCTCGATCATGGACAGCGCTCCGGGGACCTGCTGCCACGCCTTGCTGCCCATGCAGGCGTCTGGGGTCACCCCCTTCATCACAAAGATCTGGTCAGCGGCGTTCACCCCCCAGCAGCTGTAAGGGCCACATGAGTAGTACTTGAGGGCCCCGGGAAGCAAGTTCCAGGGAATGGAGGCCTCGCCGCCTGACGTGGTCACCGTGGGATCACGATTCAGGCAGTAGATGTTGTCCTGCATGTTGACTCCAGCGACAAACTGGTTGCCTCCTGCATCAATCTGCTTCAGTAGACCTGCGAGGAACGTACCAGAGTGAGCATGGCGGGGAGGAGAAGGGAGAGAAGGAGCCAGACTGTTATAAATGACTGAGATAGAAGCCTGCTTTAAATATTACACTGTAAAACGTGTTAGAAGTACTGTATGACGACAGGGCAGTAGGAAGCTGTAAAAACCAAAATGACCACACTTGTGGAGCAGATGCAAGCAGTTTTTAGAAACTTTGTAGATAAAACTAGACTACCTAACAAGGAGCTAGTGCCTACAGCTAAGGCAAGACATTTTGCAtcaccaccctatagaattaagaaatatttcttcatgaagtcgaatgaaacctgctggaataatgttacgctaacatattgaattatataccacttGGTAggttttcccccccccccatatacagTGCTTAATGAAAACAGTGACAAACTGAAATTTCAAAATGCTACTGTGCCACTATCTTGGCATCTGGTAGATGTTATTTCGATTACATGATGtaataaaagattaaaaatatatatattttcatatagtcatttctttttaatttttttttaaattttttaaatgatgtgtcagtcctgaaattctaggtgatggtAAACTTTCAGCCGTAGCTACAAAAGTCAAATTCTAACACACTTCTTAggtaataataaatgtatttcagtttatTGTGACAGGTTTGTGGTCAGTTCATAGTCTTCTGGGTGGACTCTGTACCTTGAACTTGTTTCCAGTCTCCCCCAACCAACTTGTAGATAAGATCTTCCTTGTTGACCCCCCAGACTCCAGCGGGCCCCACGGTCACGTGTTTGAGGGCCCCTGGGAGCTGCACCCAGTTTTTTCCATAACGAGTGAAGATCAAGCCTTCGCTGTTCACGCCGAACACCTGCCCGTTGCTGACGTCGATCTGTTTGAGGCGCCCGTCAATCTCTTGGCAGTCCAGCGCTGGAAAACACAATGCAGCATAAACACCACACGCGCACAGAGACAAATGAACACACGGGCACACCTAGAGAAACCTAGAGAGCCATACATCACAGCGGCCTCCCCACTCCAGTCCCACCTCAATGGTGACAATATTTCTTTTTGGTTAAATGTATGGTAGTTGCCAGAATCtgacatttttgcatttttatttctcgGCATTTACAAGGTTTAAAAAACTGAATCCGAAATGCGTTGACTTTGTTTTGAAGTCAGTTGAAGCCAGGAG from Polyodon spathula isolate WHYD16114869_AA unplaced genomic scaffold, ASM1765450v1 scaffolds_1220, whole genome shotgun sequence includes the following:
- the LOC121309341 gene encoding fish-egg lectin-like, whose product is MRASLLFLALFVGSSLALDCQEIDGRLKQIDVSNGQVFGVNSEGLIFTRYGKNWVQLPGALKHVTVGPAGVWGVNKEDLIYKLVGGDWKQVQGLLKQIDAGGNQFVAGVNMQDNIYCLNRDPTVTTSGGEASIPWNLLPGALKYYSCGPYSCWGVNAADQIFVMKGVTPDACMGSKAWQQVPGALSMIEVSTDGRVFGVNSAGKVYRRDGVTVSNPAGTDWTDLAMCVKSKHVSYDLGVLWLISKDDNILACH